A DNA window from Deltaproteobacteria bacterium contains the following coding sequences:
- a CDS encoding chemotaxis protein MotB: protein MAEKKATIVIKKINVVAGGAHGGAWKVAFADFMTAMMAFFLVMWLLATQSEQTKKAVSDYFSTPSVIEYEFNNYGVELTLEKLFMDLVNEPLKVFQAFVNPMDRTPNVMAMGMKKVVSAHLASQLGEIASNVNVTPDTIVFEIPDLYLFKPGTTMPSAQFVSVMDKVKGITTGLQDSDIQITSLVYDDSVYGKDSKVAKNVAEERLTIVELQIKGSLEHESVGVSGSAVNTRDQRGKGENHAGGGHFKIEIRQRPETKTGKPPRSLEDGVFGGKSPEQKSYNEYINKLAEKKPRRSKQQGTARSESKSENK, encoded by the coding sequence ATGGCAGAAAAGAAAGCAACGATCGTCATAAAAAAGATCAACGTGGTAGCCGGTGGCGCCCACGGTGGTGCTTGGAAAGTTGCATTCGCCGATTTCATGACAGCGATGATGGCGTTCTTTCTTGTTATGTGGCTGCTAGCTACACAGTCGGAACAGACTAAAAAAGCAGTATCCGACTATTTTTCGACACCCTCTGTAATTGAGTATGAATTCAATAACTATGGTGTTGAGTTAACTCTCGAGAAACTGTTTATGGACCTAGTGAACGAACCGTTAAAAGTGTTCCAGGCGTTCGTTAACCCAATGGACCGCACGCCCAATGTGATGGCAATGGGAATGAAAAAAGTTGTTTCCGCGCACTTGGCTTCACAGCTGGGCGAAATCGCGTCAAACGTCAACGTCACACCGGACACAATCGTTTTCGAAATTCCAGATCTCTATTTATTTAAGCCCGGAACGACGATGCCATCAGCGCAATTTGTTTCGGTTATGGATAAAGTCAAAGGGATCACAACGGGTCTTCAAGACTCTGACATTCAAATCACGTCGCTCGTCTACGACGACAGTGTTTACGGCAAAGATTCAAAAGTCGCAAAAAACGTTGCTGAGGAACGGCTGACGATTGTTGAACTTCAGATCAAAGGTTCTCTTGAACACGAATCTGTCGGCGTATCAGGTTCAGCCGTGAACACGCGCGATCAGCGTGGAAAAGGTGAAAATCATGCCGGCGGCGGGCATTTCAAAATTGAAATTCGTCAACGTCCAGAGACAAAAACTGGTAAGCCACCACGATCGTTAGAGGACGGTGTGTTTGGTGGAAAATCACCAGAGCAAAAGTCATACAACGAGTATATCAACAAGCTTGCCGAGAAAAAGCCGCGTCGATCAAAGCAGCAAGGCACAGCCAGGTCAGAATCGAAATCTGAAAATAAATAG
- a CDS encoding YchJ family protein, with product MVENEACPCGSSKNYSQCCEPFLSGKVNPSTAEALMRSRYTAFAKGEIGYIKTTLAAESRGDFDEAAVRQWSTKSEWLGLEIIRTENGGASDSKGVVEFHAKYRLKGKVIGHHEVSTFRKEKLDGKWYFVDGESHEHQDGEGHHHHREPVAPVVRSEPKIGRNDPCHCGSGQKYKKCHGK from the coding sequence ATGGTTGAAAATGAAGCGTGCCCGTGTGGGTCATCAAAAAACTACTCGCAATGCTGCGAACCTTTTTTGTCGGGTAAAGTGAATCCTTCGACCGCGGAAGCTTTGATGCGATCGCGTTACACCGCCTTCGCCAAAGGTGAAATCGGATATATAAAGACCACTTTGGCTGCAGAATCACGGGGTGATTTTGATGAAGCAGCTGTGCGGCAGTGGTCAACAAAATCCGAATGGTTGGGACTGGAAATTATCCGGACTGAAAATGGCGGAGCATCGGACTCCAAGGGTGTTGTTGAATTCCATGCGAAATATCGATTGAAGGGAAAAGTCATTGGACATCATGAAGTGTCGACGTTTCGAAAAGAAAAGTTAGATGGCAAGTGGTACTTCGTCGATGGTGAATCGCACGAACATCAAGACGGCGAAGGTCACCACCACCACCGTGAGCCGGTTGCTCCGGTTGTGCGGTCCGAACCGAAAATAGGACGCAACGATCCTTGTCACTGCGGAAGCGGACAAAAGTACAAAAAGTGTCATGGAAAATAG
- a CDS encoding 3'-5' exonuclease, whose product MENSGLRSAPEANALSWRDITWIAFDTETTGRYPVESEICEIAAVKWKAGSEIASFQSLVKPSKRMGQEVIRIHGITNEMVANAPSVGPVLQDFKKFIAGGTLLAHHAQFDLGFVAAQMEDCDIELPKELTICTSLLAQGNVPETLNHRLQTLVAHYGINPGQAHRALDDARACLQVALKIFERLGSGLDDAPMTVSMLAEKMLRRTALDLGPLHFDRFSLRALKANPSLKRFIEAARQQQIVEMVYSAGSRPGQPRNVLPIGIIRQLDGDALVASEIGEDANSLKQSKRYWVKDVTSIV is encoded by the coding sequence ATGGAAAATAGCGGTCTTCGCAGCGCGCCCGAGGCTAATGCACTAAGTTGGCGTGATATAACCTGGATTGCATTCGACACTGAAACGACGGGTCGGTATCCAGTTGAATCGGAAATTTGTGAAATCGCTGCCGTCAAATGGAAAGCCGGAAGCGAAATAGCGTCATTTCAATCGCTCGTTAAACCGTCTAAGAGAATGGGCCAAGAAGTTATTCGCATTCACGGGATCACCAACGAAATGGTTGCCAATGCACCTTCGGTGGGGCCTGTGTTGCAAGACTTCAAGAAATTCATTGCGGGCGGGACGTTGCTGGCGCATCACGCGCAATTTGATTTAGGTTTTGTAGCCGCGCAGATGGAAGACTGCGACATTGAGCTACCTAAAGAACTAACGATCTGTACGTCACTGCTCGCGCAAGGCAACGTTCCCGAAACTTTGAATCATCGTCTGCAAACGCTCGTTGCCCACTACGGAATCAACCCGGGGCAGGCACATAGAGCGTTGGACGATGCACGCGCCTGTCTTCAGGTCGCTCTCAAAATTTTCGAGCGACTCGGTTCTGGTTTAGACGATGCGCCGATGACCGTCTCAATGCTTGCCGAAAAAATGCTCCGCAGAACCGCATTAGATTTAGGTCCGCTTCACTTTGATCGCTTTTCCCTTCGAGCGTTGAAAGCCAATCCCAGCCTTAAGCGATTCATCGAGGCGGCTAGGCAGCAGCAGATTGTTGAAATGGTTTACAGTGCAGGCAGTCGCCCGGGGCAACCAAGAAATGTGTTACCGATTGGTATCATCCGCCAGCTAGATGGTGACGCCCTGGTAGCAAGCGAGATCGGCGAAGACGCAAATAGTTTAAAGCAATCGAAGCGCTATTGGGTCAAAGACGTTACGTCGATCGTTTAA
- a CDS encoding signal peptidase II, translating into MQLRRLDWIIVIVPLFLTWGVDQATKAWAEGIRGLQFYGPFGFVLHHNHGAMLGLFSDLPAVLRIVTLSTGGAFLIFSFAIIQYLLPIKSLMLRSGMSVLLGGILGNVTDRIINGYVVDFLLLGSVASATPAFNLADALQWVGYAMIATALIRESEILWPADNTRKRLWVNLRFQLRYCFILTGVGLGFALIAGVFSYTFLRVTIIDLLGNNEKLLDHYLTPFVFTFIIVSLAFAAVLFLVGRVLSSRIAGPLYAFEKFLEDLSNGRPRRLKLRVGDEFKHLENIAARLSQQVIEKQMISNINEDAVQRYYESIGKRAPPREEAAETAEAESKSKNDDSSSSPGSATGTGNMPSNVMPLKRST; encoded by the coding sequence ATGCAACTTCGGCGCTTAGATTGGATTATCGTTATAGTCCCCTTGTTTCTGACATGGGGAGTAGACCAAGCCACCAAAGCATGGGCCGAAGGTATTCGAGGTCTCCAGTTTTATGGACCGTTTGGGTTTGTTCTTCACCACAATCACGGCGCAATGCTTGGACTGTTCAGTGATCTTCCCGCCGTTCTTCGCATCGTAACTTTGTCGACCGGTGGGGCATTTCTCATTTTCTCATTCGCCATCATTCAATACCTTTTGCCGATTAAATCGTTGATGTTGCGTTCAGGAATGAGCGTTCTGCTAGGCGGAATTCTTGGCAACGTCACAGACCGTATCATCAACGGCTATGTTGTCGACTTTCTTTTACTCGGCTCGGTCGCAAGTGCGACACCCGCGTTTAACTTAGCTGATGCTCTACAGTGGGTTGGTTATGCAATGATCGCGACAGCGCTGATTCGCGAATCAGAAATTCTTTGGCCGGCGGACAACACAAGAAAACGCCTCTGGGTAAATTTAAGATTTCAATTGCGTTACTGTTTTATTTTGACAGGCGTAGGACTTGGATTTGCGCTGATTGCAGGCGTTTTTTCATATACGTTTCTGAGAGTCACAATTATCGATCTTCTAGGAAACAACGAGAAACTTCTCGATCACTACCTCACTCCGTTCGTCTTCACTTTCATCATCGTCAGTCTTGCGTTTGCAGCGGTGCTGTTTTTAGTCGGTCGCGTCCTATCAAGTCGAATAGCGGGACCACTTTACGCTTTCGAAAAATTTCTTGAGGACTTATCGAATGGCCGTCCAAGACGTCTTAAGCTTCGCGTCGGTGACGAGTTTAAGCATCTCGAGAACATCGCCGCCCGGCTGAGTCAGCAAGTGATCGAAAAACAAATGATTTCGAATATCAACGAAGACGCGGTTCAAAGGTATTACGAGTCGATCGGCAAGCGAGCTCCTCCGCGAGAGGAAGCAGCAGAAACCGCCGAAGCTGAGTCGAAATCGAAAAATGACGACAGCAGTTCGTCACCTGGCTCGGCGACGGGAACTGGCAATATGCCCTCCAACGTCATGCCGCTTAAACGATCGACGTAA
- a CDS encoding ABC transporter substrate-binding protein, translating into MKPTTVIVYASKILLPAVLVLAQTSCTKKAADDPKTLYVGLSSAPATLDPRNAMDAGGMRLTGLLFSSIVRLGPDLEIIGEAATSWTYKNLVYTFNLRPGLKFVDINGGTFPVTQEDILFSIETFRTAGRFASSLEPIAKVEATYDVKNGGQLTIGLKSYSATLLTDLTPVKILPKNIVTQKGDAFRDQPVGSGPFRFVSADTNEIKIRANPDCAYVQPKMENVVFKIVREDNTRFLKVLKGELDLVQQELPPSKVMEIEKKGGFQVFKYPGLSMTYLLVNLKDATFQKKESRQALSAAINRDEIIRFKLEGLAQPATSILSPINPYHDVSLSAPKFDLEAAKGLIKAAGLEGKEVVLKTSNSTQAVENGKVLANQLEQAGLKVKLQSFEWATFYKDMDQGNFQLATMKWVGTTDPDIYKTAFHSQEVPPKGRNRGSYSNPTLDKLVDQGRGIEDTRKRIDHYKKVQKLIYADLPMIPLWYEFEVAVASAKVKDYSPSKNGDYSSLTKVQKE; encoded by the coding sequence ATGAAACCAACAACAGTTATAGTTTATGCTTCAAAGATTTTATTGCCGGCGGTTTTGGTTCTTGCCCAAACTAGCTGCACAAAAAAGGCAGCCGATGATCCAAAGACGCTCTACGTTGGTCTGTCTTCGGCTCCTGCGACACTAGACCCTCGCAACGCGATGGACGCCGGGGGAATGCGGCTCACTGGATTGCTCTTTTCGTCCATTGTGAGGCTTGGTCCCGATCTCGAGATTATCGGCGAAGCAGCAACTAGCTGGACTTACAAGAATCTGGTTTACACGTTTAATCTGAGGCCAGGACTAAAGTTTGTTGATATCAACGGCGGCACCTTTCCGGTAACCCAAGAAGACATATTGTTTTCTATTGAAACCTTTCGAACGGCCGGTCGATTCGCCTCTTCACTCGAGCCGATTGCGAAAGTCGAAGCGACTTATGACGTTAAAAACGGTGGTCAATTGACGATCGGGCTCAAAAGTTATTCAGCGACTCTTCTCACTGATCTTACCCCGGTCAAAATTCTGCCAAAAAATATCGTTACCCAAAAAGGTGACGCGTTTCGCGACCAGCCGGTTGGATCTGGCCCTTTCCGATTCGTCTCAGCTGATACTAATGAAATAAAAATTCGCGCGAATCCCGATTGTGCGTACGTGCAGCCGAAAATGGAAAATGTCGTTTTCAAAATTGTCCGCGAGGACAACACTCGCTTCTTGAAAGTTCTAAAAGGGGAATTAGATCTTGTTCAACAAGAGCTTCCTCCTTCAAAAGTCATGGAGATAGAAAAAAAAGGCGGGTTTCAAGTATTTAAGTATCCCGGTCTTTCTATGACCTATTTGCTGGTGAATTTAAAAGATGCAACGTTCCAGAAAAAAGAATCTCGCCAGGCTCTTTCGGCGGCGATCAATCGAGATGAAATTATTCGATTCAAGCTTGAAGGGCTTGCTCAGCCGGCCACCAGCATTCTTTCACCGATCAATCCGTACCACGACGTCTCGCTGAGTGCCCCGAAATTTGATCTCGAGGCGGCGAAGGGGCTCATTAAGGCAGCCGGGCTTGAGGGAAAAGAAGTGGTTTTGAAAACCTCCAATTCTACCCAGGCTGTTGAAAATGGAAAAGTCCTCGCCAATCAGCTTGAGCAAGCCGGTCTCAAAGTTAAATTGCAAAGTTTTGAATGGGCGACCTTCTACAAAGACATGGATCAAGGAAACTTTCAGTTGGCGACTATGAAGTGGGTCGGCACGACCGACCCCGATATTTATAAAACAGCATTTCATTCTCAGGAAGTTCCACCGAAGGGTCGAAATCGCGGATCTTATAGTAATCCGACGCTGGACAAGCTCGTCGACCAAGGTCGAGGCATCGAAGACACTCGAAAACGGATAGACCATTACAAAAAGGTTCAAAAATTGATCTACGCCGATTTGCCGATGATTCCTCTTTGGTATGAATTTGAAGTTGCCGTTGCCAGCGCAAAAGTGAAGGACTACTCGCCTTCAAAAAATGGCGACTACTCGTCCCTGACGAAAGTCCAGAAAGAATAG
- the dacB gene encoding D-alanyl-D-alanine carboxypeptidase/D-alanyl-D-alanine-endopeptidase yields MRIPNIAPRSVFCAMGLLCPIFFAATAVHASQAGTLANRLESQVKAAGFKKDEVGVWISDGINTVYAHHADKKFIPASLSKIPTAAAALSILPQGHKFKTTLVADPGNASIASNLTSPSGIMKGPLYLVGGGDPSFVSETIWFLVNEFTRTGIKEVDGDLVVDDSRFDSIRFGEDRQSQRVDRAYDAPLGAMSLNWNSVTAWVRPASKQGEPAQILMDIASPFIRLQNKTKTGKPGQGFSISIERLKSENPADGDTFLATGSIGSDHPEKAIYKSIRDPAFWTAQSVKTFFEARGIKIKGAVRQGVAPSKALVLATAESKALPLIVSDMMKWSNNYVADMLVKNLAAEAGERPATTSHGIKQVRQYLEKAAGLKASDFEFINGAGFTRENSFTPGQLGAVLTAVRNDFRIFPEFLSALPIAGIDGTLRSRFRGLDGTGWVRAKSGLLNGAIGLAGYAGDDQGRIYTFVLLFNGAAGKEEVARALFDRLATTLVKTM; encoded by the coding sequence ATGAGAATTCCTAATATTGCGCCTCGTTCAGTTTTTTGTGCGATGGGTCTTTTGTGCCCTATTTTTTTTGCGGCAACAGCGGTGCATGCCTCACAGGCCGGAACGCTTGCAAATAGACTAGAAAGCCAAGTCAAGGCAGCTGGATTCAAGAAAGATGAGGTGGGGGTCTGGATTTCCGATGGAATCAATACTGTTTATGCCCATCATGCGGACAAAAAGTTTATTCCGGCATCACTTTCAAAAATTCCGACCGCCGCAGCCGCGCTTTCAATTTTGCCGCAAGGTCACAAGTTTAAAACAACCCTCGTCGCTGATCCGGGAAACGCGTCCATCGCCTCAAATTTGACTTCTCCATCGGGAATAATGAAAGGCCCTTTGTATTTGGTTGGCGGGGGAGATCCTTCCTTTGTCTCAGAAACTATTTGGTTTCTAGTCAATGAATTCACGCGCACGGGAATAAAAGAGGTCGACGGAGATTTGGTCGTCGACGATTCACGCTTTGACTCCATCCGGTTTGGCGAAGATCGACAAAGTCAGCGCGTCGACCGCGCCTACGATGCGCCGTTGGGCGCGATGTCCTTGAACTGGAATTCAGTGACGGCCTGGGTCCGTCCAGCGTCGAAACAAGGAGAACCCGCTCAGATTTTGATGGACATTGCGAGTCCATTTATCCGTTTACAAAATAAAACGAAGACTGGAAAACCGGGCCAAGGTTTTTCGATTTCAATTGAACGATTGAAATCTGAAAATCCAGCCGACGGCGACACTTTTCTGGCAACAGGGTCGATTGGCTCTGATCATCCCGAAAAAGCAATCTACAAGAGCATACGCGACCCCGCGTTTTGGACGGCGCAGTCGGTAAAGACTTTTTTCGAAGCGCGCGGAATCAAGATCAAAGGGGCAGTGAGGCAAGGTGTTGCGCCAAGTAAAGCGTTGGTCCTTGCAACTGCGGAAAGCAAAGCTTTGCCGCTGATTGTGTCGGATATGATGAAATGGTCGAACAACTACGTCGCAGACATGTTGGTAAAAAATCTAGCGGCTGAAGCAGGTGAGCGTCCCGCAACGACATCCCATGGTATAAAGCAGGTTCGGCAGTACCTAGAGAAAGCGGCGGGACTAAAGGCTTCGGATTTTGAATTTATAAATGGGGCAGGCTTTACCCGAGAAAATAGTTTTACTCCCGGTCAACTCGGTGCAGTTTTGACGGCTGTCCGAAATGACTTTCGAATCTTTCCCGAGTTTCTTTCTGCGCTGCCCATCGCCGGAATTGACGGGACATTGCGAAGCCGTTTTCGTGGCCTCGATGGGACAGGCTGGGTACGTGCTAAGTCTGGTCTGTTGAATGGTGCCATCGGCCTTGCTGGTTACGCTGGCGACGATCAAGGACGGATCTATACGTTCGTTTTACTTTTCAATGGCGCGGCTGGAAAAGAAGAAGTCGCACGAGCGCTGTTTGATCGACTTGCCACGACTCTTGTTAAGACAATGTAG
- a CDS encoding lytic transglycosylase domain-containing protein, with protein MKRSLEKQNFTQTPPRKAAALYFSVAIAVGFALALTFAGAFTSSSRAQSEAAPEFGADGGPESEGDPDIAPFGMPSVLREDDPATDPGDLDEAAEILPERYLIRSVPWRAPDFSKQDGALGWSSSAFSVPPELKDRVAFWKLIYAKYTTDQGLLHDIDDVTVVYEAVDFTSILRDSKLSTKAKSRARTRHLDATRSRLQKRLEALSKMKKESDLKDDRDRELLGYFTKLSPAELFASPKEEKSKTTLKALKEKIAKAAKKKRIRFQLGQRDKFILGVYYSGRYMRQMEKIFRSENLPIELTRLPFVESSFNIKARSRVGASGIWQFMPRTARPWMMVSRDIDERNDPLSATSAAARLMKSNFDRLGSWPLALTAYNHGASGLVRAIKKTGSRDLAVIIEKYESRRFGFASSNFYSCFLAALEVEKEARELLGDVKWSLEFDGIEIDLKKPLPWRLLVEFYDGEGPLAELQNPHITDRTKKKNRGIPKGTFVRVPATRAEVIRQYFSGAIKEDELRRKLAIVPIPRMKAGESTPSKLGALTEAAKALLPFLNPSPTPVE; from the coding sequence TTGAAACGTAGCCTGGAAAAACAGAATTTCACTCAAACTCCGCCGCGAAAAGCGGCCGCACTCTATTTTTCCGTGGCTATTGCAGTGGGCTTTGCGCTGGCTTTGACATTCGCAGGTGCTTTCACCTCAAGCTCTCGCGCCCAATCGGAGGCCGCGCCCGAGTTCGGAGCGGACGGTGGTCCTGAATCCGAGGGCGATCCAGACATTGCCCCGTTTGGCATGCCTTCCGTTTTGCGCGAAGATGATCCTGCAACTGATCCTGGCGACCTCGATGAGGCGGCAGAAATTTTGCCAGAGCGTTATTTGATTCGTTCTGTTCCTTGGCGTGCGCCAGACTTTAGCAAGCAGGATGGCGCTCTCGGTTGGAGTTCGTCTGCCTTTTCCGTACCGCCTGAACTGAAAGATCGGGTCGCATTTTGGAAGCTCATTTATGCCAAGTACACGACTGACCAAGGTTTGCTGCACGATATTGATGATGTCACTGTCGTCTATGAAGCCGTAGATTTTACTTCTATTTTGCGAGACTCAAAGCTCTCAACGAAGGCAAAATCACGAGCTCGAACTCGGCACCTGGACGCAACCCGCAGTCGCTTGCAAAAGCGGCTTGAAGCGCTGTCAAAAATGAAGAAAGAAAGTGACCTCAAGGATGATCGAGATCGCGAACTCTTAGGCTATTTTACTAAGCTTTCACCGGCCGAGCTTTTTGCGAGTCCTAAAGAGGAGAAATCGAAAACGACACTTAAAGCTCTAAAGGAAAAAATCGCCAAAGCAGCGAAGAAGAAGCGGATTAGATTCCAGCTTGGTCAGCGCGATAAGTTCATTTTGGGTGTTTATTATTCCGGCCGGTATATGCGGCAAATGGAAAAGATATTTCGTTCTGAGAATCTCCCTATTGAGCTTACCCGGCTTCCCTTTGTTGAGAGCAGCTTCAACATAAAGGCTCGATCGCGCGTGGGAGCTAGCGGTATCTGGCAGTTCATGCCTCGAACAGCGCGGCCGTGGATGATGGTCAGTCGAGACATAGACGAAAGAAATGATCCCCTTTCTGCAACTTCTGCGGCAGCGCGCTTGATGAAGTCGAATTTTGATCGATTGGGCAGTTGGCCACTTGCACTGACCGCTTACAATCATGGCGCATCCGGATTGGTGCGCGCAATTAAGAAGACGGGGTCTCGAGATCTAGCAGTGATCATCGAAAAATACGAAAGCCGGCGCTTCGGCTTTGCGTCGAGTAACTTTTATTCCTGTTTTCTGGCTGCGCTTGAAGTGGAAAAAGAAGCTCGCGAACTTTTGGGCGATGTTAAGTGGAGTCTAGAATTCGACGGAATCGAAATCGATTTAAAAAAACCATTGCCGTGGCGCCTTTTGGTTGAGTTCTACGATGGAGAAGGTCCGCTTGCCGAGCTGCAAAATCCGCATATCACCGATAGAACCAAAAAGAAGAACCGGGGGATTCCAAAGGGAACATTCGTTCGGGTTCCGGCAACGCGAGCAGAAGTCATTCGTCAGTATTTTTCGGGAGCGATCAAAGAAGATGAGTTGCGAAGGAAGCTTGCGATCGTCCCGATTCCACGAATGAAAGCTGGAGAATCTACGCCGTCAAAACTTGGAGCATTGACCGAAGCCGCCAAAGCTTTACTTCCGTTTCTGAATCCTAGTCCTACGCCTGTAGAATAA
- a CDS encoding DUF3095 domain-containing protein, whose product MNVSSESFYSDLMPFTKFSDLTNATHYRAVPEDWWIIVTDIVGSTKAIEQNRYKDVNLLGASSIVAILNKLKGKQIPFVFGGDGATILIHNSDLKVVRPALIGAQRLARDVFSMELRAGLVPVIELLNRGATIEVAKFAISEKSQIATIRGGGLQLAEKLIKNPLPEFDKYRVIQLKNESANSANFEGLSCRWNPIKARKGEIMSLLVMATVKEEASSVKTYKDVIVLLESILDESDSRPVTPEKIDRGLALSSLIKEMKIQAMGKSFFGHFKHLLAIFFEVAVMRILMLTGAKVKGWFTAEGYIRDLSANTDFQKFDDMIRMVRDCTKDQREKILAGLEKMKLERKIVYGAHFSNEALMTCLVFQLDNHIHFVDGGGGGYALAAKQLKAQLNQLS is encoded by the coding sequence ATGAACGTCTCCTCAGAAAGTTTCTATTCCGACCTGATGCCGTTCACTAAGTTTTCCGATTTGACGAATGCCACTCATTATCGTGCGGTCCCGGAAGATTGGTGGATCATAGTCACCGACATTGTCGGCTCAACGAAAGCGATCGAACAAAATCGCTATAAAGATGTAAACCTACTGGGCGCTTCCTCGATTGTTGCAATTTTGAACAAGCTGAAAGGGAAACAAATTCCTTTCGTTTTTGGCGGCGATGGCGCGACAATTCTCATTCACAATTCCGATTTAAAAGTTGTCCGACCGGCGTTAATCGGCGCTCAGCGCTTGGCGCGAGATGTATTTTCAATGGAACTTCGAGCTGGCCTGGTTCCTGTGATCGAATTGCTGAACCGAGGCGCCACAATCGAAGTTGCGAAATTTGCGATTTCTGAAAAATCCCAGATTGCCACGATTCGTGGTGGGGGTCTTCAGCTTGCAGAAAAATTGATCAAGAATCCGCTTCCGGAGTTTGATAAGTATCGAGTGATTCAGCTGAAAAACGAATCGGCAAATAGCGCGAATTTTGAAGGTCTCTCGTGCCGCTGGAACCCAATCAAAGCGCGAAAAGGCGAAATCATGAGTCTCTTGGTGATGGCAACTGTGAAGGAGGAGGCATCGAGTGTGAAGACCTACAAAGATGTCATTGTCCTTCTCGAATCAATTCTCGATGAGAGCGACTCTCGACCGGTAACGCCCGAAAAAATCGACCGTGGCCTTGCGCTTTCAAGTCTCATCAAAGAAATGAAAATTCAGGCAATGGGTAAGTCTTTCTTCGGACATTTTAAGCATCTACTGGCGATTTTCTTTGAAGTCGCAGTGATGAGAATCCTGATGTTGACTGGCGCGAAAGTGAAAGGCTGGTTTACGGCAGAGGGCTATATCCGAGATCTGAGTGCAAATACCGATTTTCAAAAGTTCGACGACATGATCCGCATGGTGCGCGACTGCACGAAAGATCAGCGCGAGAAAATTTTGGCGGGCCTCGAGAAGATGAAATTGGAACGTAAAATCGTGTATGGCGCACACTTTTCGAATGAAGCGCTAATGACATGTCTCGTATTTCAGCTGGACAACCATATCCATTTTGTCGACGGCGGTGGCGGCGGATATGCGCTGGCGGCCAAGCAATTAAAGGCCCAGCTCAATCAATTGAGCTAA